In Cicer arietinum cultivar CDC Frontier isolate Library 1 chromosome 7, Cicar.CDCFrontier_v2.0, whole genome shotgun sequence, a single window of DNA contains:
- the LOC101495284 gene encoding uncharacterized protein At5g02240 isoform X4: MVLLCAPKLSSTISLQKFVPFTSHHISTTPFTPSFLLYRHRVSLLPLLVCHAKKKIGFFDQILDYIEGGPKLRKWYGAPELLSKDGTSTEDDDVDDDYKDDEVRDAVLVTDGDSEMGQMVILSLIVNKSRVKALVKDKRVALEAFGSYVESLAGDTSDNRFLKKALRGVRTIICPNEGFISSVGSLQGVKHVILLSQLSVYSGKIGIQSMMKNNAKKLAEQDESVLKTSGIPYTIIRTGELQDTPGGNQGFTFGKGCAASGSISKEDAAFVCVKALEFVPQTGFIFEVANGENKISDWKECLATLMEKASQQTEE; this comes from the exons ATGGTGTTGCTTTGTGCTCCCAAACTTTCTTCCACAATTTCACTCCAAAAGTTCGTTCCTTTCACTTCTCATCACATTTCAACAACACCATTTACTCCCTCTTTCCTACTCTATAGACACAGAGTTTCTCTTCTTCCACTTCTCGTgtgtcatgctaagaagaaaatCGGTTTTTTTGATCAAATTCTTGATTACATTGAAG GTGGTCCAAAATTAAGGAAATGGTATGGTGCACCTGAACTCCTTTCAAAAGATGGTACTTCCACAGAagatgatgatgttgatgatgatTATAAAG ATGATGAAGTTAGGGATGCTGTCTTGGTAACAGATGGAGATAGTGAGATGGGTCAG ATGGTGATATTGTCATTGATTGTGAACAAATCTCGAGTGAAGGCATTGGTAAAGGATAAAAGAGTTGCACTTGAAGCCTTTGGAAGTTATGTTGAG TCATTGGCAGGAGATACAAGCGACAATCGATTCCTCAAGAAAGCTCTTAGAGGAGTTCGCACAATTATATGCCCAAAC GAGGGTTTTATTTCAAGTGTTGGGAGCCTTCAAGGTGTAAAGCATGTGATCCTATTATCACAG TTGTCAGTTTATAGTGGTAAAATTGGCATTCAATCTATGATGAAAAACAATGCAAAGAAATTGGCTGAGCAAGATGAATCTGTATTGAAGACCTCAGGAATTCCTTACACTATAATCAGGACAGGTGAATTACAAGATACACCTGGTGGGAATCAAGGCTTTACCTTTGGCAAG GGTTGTGCGGCTAGCGGAAGCATCAGCAAAGAAGACGCTGCGTTTGTATGTGTAAAAGCCCTGGAGTTTGTTCCACAAACTGGATTCATATTTGAAGTGGCCAATGGGGAAAATAAAATTTCAGATTGGAAAG AGTGTTTGGCCACATTGATGGAGAAAGCAAGTCAGCAAACTGAAGAGTGA
- the LOC101495284 gene encoding uncharacterized protein isoform X6, whose protein sequence is MVLLCAPKLSSTISLQKFVPFTSHHISTTPFTPSFLLYRHRVSLLPLLVCHAKKKIGFFDQILDYIEGGPKLRKWYGAPELLSKDGTSTEDDDVDDDYKVDDEVRDAVLVTDGDSEMGQMVILSLIVNKSRVKALVKDKRVALEAFGSYVESLAGDTSDNRFLKKALRGVRTIICPNEGFISSVGSLQGVKHVILLSQGCAASGSISKEDAAFVCVKALEFVPQTGFIFEVANGENKISDWKECLATLMEKASQQTEE, encoded by the exons ATGGTGTTGCTTTGTGCTCCCAAACTTTCTTCCACAATTTCACTCCAAAAGTTCGTTCCTTTCACTTCTCATCACATTTCAACAACACCATTTACTCCCTCTTTCCTACTCTATAGACACAGAGTTTCTCTTCTTCCACTTCTCGTgtgtcatgctaagaagaaaatCGGTTTTTTTGATCAAATTCTTGATTACATTGAAG GTGGTCCAAAATTAAGGAAATGGTATGGTGCACCTGAACTCCTTTCAAAAGATGGTACTTCCACAGAagatgatgatgttgatgatgatTATAAAG TAGATGATGAAGTTAGGGATGCTGTCTTGGTAACAGATGGAGATAGTGAGATGGGTCAG ATGGTGATATTGTCATTGATTGTGAACAAATCTCGAGTGAAGGCATTGGTAAAGGATAAAAGAGTTGCACTTGAAGCCTTTGGAAGTTATGTTGAG TCATTGGCAGGAGATACAAGCGACAATCGATTCCTCAAGAAAGCTCTTAGAGGAGTTCGCACAATTATATGCCCAAAC GAGGGTTTTATTTCAAGTGTTGGGAGCCTTCAAGGTGTAAAGCATGTGATCCTATTATCACAG GGTTGTGCGGCTAGCGGAAGCATCAGCAAAGAAGACGCTGCGTTTGTATGTGTAAAAGCCCTGGAGTTTGTTCCACAAACTGGATTCATATTTGAAGTGGCCAATGGGGAAAATAAAATTTCAGATTGGAAAG AGTGTTTGGCCACATTGATGGAGAAAGCAAGTCAGCAAACTGAAGAGTGA
- the LOC101495284 gene encoding uncharacterized protein isoform X5: MVLLCAPKLSSTISLQKFVPFTSHHISTTPFTPSFLLYRHRVSLLPLLVCHAKKKIGFFDQILDYIEGGPKLRKWYGAPELLSKDGTSTEDDDVDDDYKVDDEVRDAVLVTDGDSEMGQMVILSLIVNKSRVKALVKDKRVALEAFGSYVESLAGDTSDNRFLKKALRGVRTIICPNEGFISSVGSLQGVKHVILLSQVLFFLKKHYSSLAPPQRQPLFFVLTKLQLSVYSGKIGIQSMMKNNAKKLAEQDESVLKTSGIPYTIIRTGELQDTPGGNQGFTFGKL, encoded by the exons ATGGTGTTGCTTTGTGCTCCCAAACTTTCTTCCACAATTTCACTCCAAAAGTTCGTTCCTTTCACTTCTCATCACATTTCAACAACACCATTTACTCCCTCTTTCCTACTCTATAGACACAGAGTTTCTCTTCTTCCACTTCTCGTgtgtcatgctaagaagaaaatCGGTTTTTTTGATCAAATTCTTGATTACATTGAAG GTGGTCCAAAATTAAGGAAATGGTATGGTGCACCTGAACTCCTTTCAAAAGATGGTACTTCCACAGAagatgatgatgttgatgatgatTATAAAG TAGATGATGAAGTTAGGGATGCTGTCTTGGTAACAGATGGAGATAGTGAGATGGGTCAG ATGGTGATATTGTCATTGATTGTGAACAAATCTCGAGTGAAGGCATTGGTAAAGGATAAAAGAGTTGCACTTGAAGCCTTTGGAAGTTATGTTGAG TCATTGGCAGGAGATACAAGCGACAATCGATTCCTCAAGAAAGCTCTTAGAGGAGTTCGCACAATTATATGCCCAAAC GAGGGTTTTATTTCAAGTGTTGGGAGCCTTCAAGGTGTAAAGCATGTGATCCTATTATCACAGGTGCTTTTTTTTCTTAAGAAACATTATTCTTCCCTCGCACCACCACAAAGACAgcctttgttttttgttttaacaaagTTGCAGTTGTCAGTTTATAGTGGTAAAATTGGCATTCAATCTATGATGAAAAACAATGCAAAGAAATTGGCTGAGCAAGATGAATCTGTATTGAAGACCTCAGGAATTCCTTACACTATAATCAGGACAGGTGAATTACAAGATACACCTGGTGGGAATCAAGGCTTTACCTTTGGCAAG TTATGA
- the LOC101495284 gene encoding uncharacterized protein isoform X1: MVLLCAPKLSSTISLQKFVPFTSHHISTTPFTPSFLLYRHRVSLLPLLVCHAKKKIGFFDQILDYIEGGPKLRKWYGAPELLSKDGTSTEDDDVDDDYKVDDEVRDAVLVTDGDSEMGQMVILSLIVNKSRVKALVKDKRVALEAFGSYVESLAGDTSDNRFLKKALRGVRTIICPNEGFISSVGSLQGVKHVILLSQVLFFLKKHYSSLAPPQRQPLFFVLTKLQLSVYSGKIGIQSMMKNNAKKLAEQDESVLKTSGIPYTIIRTGELQDTPGGNQGFTFGKGCAASGSISKEDAAFVCVKALEFVPQTGFIFEVANGENKISDWKECLATLMEKASQQTEE; the protein is encoded by the exons ATGGTGTTGCTTTGTGCTCCCAAACTTTCTTCCACAATTTCACTCCAAAAGTTCGTTCCTTTCACTTCTCATCACATTTCAACAACACCATTTACTCCCTCTTTCCTACTCTATAGACACAGAGTTTCTCTTCTTCCACTTCTCGTgtgtcatgctaagaagaaaatCGGTTTTTTTGATCAAATTCTTGATTACATTGAAG GTGGTCCAAAATTAAGGAAATGGTATGGTGCACCTGAACTCCTTTCAAAAGATGGTACTTCCACAGAagatgatgatgttgatgatgatTATAAAG TAGATGATGAAGTTAGGGATGCTGTCTTGGTAACAGATGGAGATAGTGAGATGGGTCAG ATGGTGATATTGTCATTGATTGTGAACAAATCTCGAGTGAAGGCATTGGTAAAGGATAAAAGAGTTGCACTTGAAGCCTTTGGAAGTTATGTTGAG TCATTGGCAGGAGATACAAGCGACAATCGATTCCTCAAGAAAGCTCTTAGAGGAGTTCGCACAATTATATGCCCAAAC GAGGGTTTTATTTCAAGTGTTGGGAGCCTTCAAGGTGTAAAGCATGTGATCCTATTATCACAGGTGCTTTTTTTTCTTAAGAAACATTATTCTTCCCTCGCACCACCACAAAGACAgcctttgttttttgttttaacaaagTTGCAGTTGTCAGTTTATAGTGGTAAAATTGGCATTCAATCTATGATGAAAAACAATGCAAAGAAATTGGCTGAGCAAGATGAATCTGTATTGAAGACCTCAGGAATTCCTTACACTATAATCAGGACAGGTGAATTACAAGATACACCTGGTGGGAATCAAGGCTTTACCTTTGGCAAG GGTTGTGCGGCTAGCGGAAGCATCAGCAAAGAAGACGCTGCGTTTGTATGTGTAAAAGCCCTGGAGTTTGTTCCACAAACTGGATTCATATTTGAAGTGGCCAATGGGGAAAATAAAATTTCAGATTGGAAAG AGTGTTTGGCCACATTGATGGAGAAAGCAAGTCAGCAAACTGAAGAGTGA
- the LOC101495284 gene encoding uncharacterized protein At5g02240 isoform X3, with protein MVLLCAPKLSSTISLQKFVPFTSHHISTTPFTPSFLLYRHRVSLLPLLVCHAKKKIGFFDQILDYIEGGPKLRKWYGAPELLSKDGTSTEDDDVDDDYKVDDEVRDAVLVTDGDSEMGQMVILSLIVNKSRVKALVKDKRVALEAFGSYVESLAGDTSDNRFLKKALRGVRTIICPNEGFISSVGSLQGVKHVILLSQLSVYSGKIGIQSMMKNNAKKLAEQDESVLKTSGIPYTIIRTGELQDTPGGNQGFTFGKGCAASGSISKEDAAFVCVKALEFVPQTGFIFEVANGENKISDWKECLATLMEKASQQTEE; from the exons ATGGTGTTGCTTTGTGCTCCCAAACTTTCTTCCACAATTTCACTCCAAAAGTTCGTTCCTTTCACTTCTCATCACATTTCAACAACACCATTTACTCCCTCTTTCCTACTCTATAGACACAGAGTTTCTCTTCTTCCACTTCTCGTgtgtcatgctaagaagaaaatCGGTTTTTTTGATCAAATTCTTGATTACATTGAAG GTGGTCCAAAATTAAGGAAATGGTATGGTGCACCTGAACTCCTTTCAAAAGATGGTACTTCCACAGAagatgatgatgttgatgatgatTATAAAG TAGATGATGAAGTTAGGGATGCTGTCTTGGTAACAGATGGAGATAGTGAGATGGGTCAG ATGGTGATATTGTCATTGATTGTGAACAAATCTCGAGTGAAGGCATTGGTAAAGGATAAAAGAGTTGCACTTGAAGCCTTTGGAAGTTATGTTGAG TCATTGGCAGGAGATACAAGCGACAATCGATTCCTCAAGAAAGCTCTTAGAGGAGTTCGCACAATTATATGCCCAAAC GAGGGTTTTATTTCAAGTGTTGGGAGCCTTCAAGGTGTAAAGCATGTGATCCTATTATCACAG TTGTCAGTTTATAGTGGTAAAATTGGCATTCAATCTATGATGAAAAACAATGCAAAGAAATTGGCTGAGCAAGATGAATCTGTATTGAAGACCTCAGGAATTCCTTACACTATAATCAGGACAGGTGAATTACAAGATACACCTGGTGGGAATCAAGGCTTTACCTTTGGCAAG GGTTGTGCGGCTAGCGGAAGCATCAGCAAAGAAGACGCTGCGTTTGTATGTGTAAAAGCCCTGGAGTTTGTTCCACAAACTGGATTCATATTTGAAGTGGCCAATGGGGAAAATAAAATTTCAGATTGGAAAG AGTGTTTGGCCACATTGATGGAGAAAGCAAGTCAGCAAACTGAAGAGTGA
- the LOC101495284 gene encoding uncharacterized protein isoform X2: protein MVLLCAPKLSSTISLQKFVPFTSHHISTTPFTPSFLLYRHRVSLLPLLVCHAKKKIGFFDQILDYIEGGPKLRKWYGAPELLSKDGTSTEDDDVDDDYKDDEVRDAVLVTDGDSEMGQMVILSLIVNKSRVKALVKDKRVALEAFGSYVESLAGDTSDNRFLKKALRGVRTIICPNEGFISSVGSLQGVKHVILLSQVLFFLKKHYSSLAPPQRQPLFFVLTKLQLSVYSGKIGIQSMMKNNAKKLAEQDESVLKTSGIPYTIIRTGELQDTPGGNQGFTFGKGCAASGSISKEDAAFVCVKALEFVPQTGFIFEVANGENKISDWKECLATLMEKASQQTEE, encoded by the exons ATGGTGTTGCTTTGTGCTCCCAAACTTTCTTCCACAATTTCACTCCAAAAGTTCGTTCCTTTCACTTCTCATCACATTTCAACAACACCATTTACTCCCTCTTTCCTACTCTATAGACACAGAGTTTCTCTTCTTCCACTTCTCGTgtgtcatgctaagaagaaaatCGGTTTTTTTGATCAAATTCTTGATTACATTGAAG GTGGTCCAAAATTAAGGAAATGGTATGGTGCACCTGAACTCCTTTCAAAAGATGGTACTTCCACAGAagatgatgatgttgatgatgatTATAAAG ATGATGAAGTTAGGGATGCTGTCTTGGTAACAGATGGAGATAGTGAGATGGGTCAG ATGGTGATATTGTCATTGATTGTGAACAAATCTCGAGTGAAGGCATTGGTAAAGGATAAAAGAGTTGCACTTGAAGCCTTTGGAAGTTATGTTGAG TCATTGGCAGGAGATACAAGCGACAATCGATTCCTCAAGAAAGCTCTTAGAGGAGTTCGCACAATTATATGCCCAAAC GAGGGTTTTATTTCAAGTGTTGGGAGCCTTCAAGGTGTAAAGCATGTGATCCTATTATCACAGGTGCTTTTTTTTCTTAAGAAACATTATTCTTCCCTCGCACCACCACAAAGACAgcctttgttttttgttttaacaaagTTGCAGTTGTCAGTTTATAGTGGTAAAATTGGCATTCAATCTATGATGAAAAACAATGCAAAGAAATTGGCTGAGCAAGATGAATCTGTATTGAAGACCTCAGGAATTCCTTACACTATAATCAGGACAGGTGAATTACAAGATACACCTGGTGGGAATCAAGGCTTTACCTTTGGCAAG GGTTGTGCGGCTAGCGGAAGCATCAGCAAAGAAGACGCTGCGTTTGTATGTGTAAAAGCCCTGGAGTTTGTTCCACAAACTGGATTCATATTTGAAGTGGCCAATGGGGAAAATAAAATTTCAGATTGGAAAG AGTGTTTGGCCACATTGATGGAGAAAGCAAGTCAGCAAACTGAAGAGTGA
- the LOC101494957 gene encoding uncharacterized protein, translating to MNMSVDEEEESDEEIQVPAEIDWQMLDKSRFFFLGAALFSGVSATLYPVVVLKTRQQVAQSQVSCIKTAFSLIKGEGFRALYRGFGTSLMGTIPARALYMAALEVTKSNVGTVTVGFGLAEPTAAAIANAVAGLSAALAAQLVWTPVDVVSQRLMVQGGCNSSDPKASSVRYVNGIDAFRKILRTDGPRGLYRGFGISILTYAPSNAVWWASYSVAQRMVWGGVGYYLSNKKGGGEGSDNNGANALRPDTRTIMAVQGVSAAMAGGMSALITMPLDTIKTRLQVLDGDENGRRGPTVMHTVRNLVKEGGWMACYRGLGPRWASMSVSATTMITTYEFLKRISAKSNEVLT from the coding sequence ATGAACATGAGTgtggatgaggaagaagaatcTGATGAAGAGATTCAAGTCCCAGCTGAGATTGATTGGCAAATGCTTGATAAATCAAGGTTTTTCTTCCTTGGTGCTGCTTTATTTTCTGGTGTTTCAGCAACACTTTACCctgttgttgttttgaaaactaGGCAGCAAGTTGCTCAGTCACAAGTTTCTTGTATTAAGACTGCATTTTCATTGATTAAGGGTGAGGGGTTTCGAGCATTGTATCGCGGGTTTGGTACATCGTTGATGGGTACAATACCGGCTAGAGCTTTATACATGGCTGCTCTTGAGGTTACTAAGAGTAATGTAGGGACTGTTACTGTTGGTTTTGGTCTTGCTGAACCAACTGCTGCTGCAATTGCTAATGCAGTTGCTGGTTTGAGTGCAGCTTTAGCAGCTCAACTTGTGTGGACCCCAGTTGATGTTGTGAGTCAAAGGTTGATGGTTCAAGGTGGTTGTAATTCAAGTGATCCTAAGGCTTCTTCTGTTAGATATGTTAATGGAATCGATGCATTTAGGAAAATTCTTAGGACAGATGGTCCTAGGGGTTTGTATAGAGGTTTTGGGATATCAATTTTGACTTATGCGCCTTCAAATGCTGTTTGGTGGGCTTCTTATTCTGTTGCACAAAGGATGGTTTGGGGTGGAGTTGGATATTACTTGAGTAACAAGAAAGGTGGTGGGGAGGGAAGTGATAACAATGGGGCAAATGCGTTGAGGCCGGATACGAGAACTATTATGGCAGTTCAGGGAGTCAGTGCAGCAATGGCGGGAGGTATGTCTGCATTGATTACTATGCCATTGGATACAATTAAGACAAGGCTGCAGGTCTTGGATGGCGATGAGAATGGCCGTCGTGGGCCGACGGTGATGCATACGGTTAGAAATTTGGTTAAGGAAGGTGGTTGGATGGCTTGTTATAGAGGATTGGGACCTAGATGGGCTTCAATGTCTGTGTCTGCAACAACAATGATCACAACCTATGAGTTTCTAAAACGGATTTCCGCTAAGAGTAATGAGGTTTTGACATGA